One Elaeis guineensis isolate ETL-2024a chromosome 10, EG11, whole genome shotgun sequence genomic window carries:
- the LOC114914575 gene encoding F-box protein At5g07610-like, with translation MSASSSSADEATICDPIAFEVLSRLPAKSVVRFKSVCKHWLALASDPFFLSVHTRRNPLAVSGFLVQEIMSRQLSSFSVDGGASPVLPDPSLSSVYQVFAETRGFTVCQSCNGLLLCRSNWLLPSLILYIVNPTTMLYRQIPNPPTDIYPNKYHFMLAFDPSTSLQYRIACISSNIRTHILEPTAPEFHVEIFSSDTGAWELSRETVPRGRIMQQGVYWNGALNWITENGLLVSFDVDQQVVKTTRMPPRDHRGVMLYFGESRGHLHLIETVADAGGGVIDWLRFHVFEMGKDNPSWSLLYNVDLNGVRDVCPGRRSPLPGELVLRVFADWGIHAVPFFFARGGEGEDDKLYFTYPENIFCYNLVDGTCRNIFVLSPYARSLPPFLVIIHFLPFAHSLFSP, from the coding sequence atgtCTGCCTCTTCCTCATCAGCAGACGAGGCCACCATCTGCGACCCGATCGCTTTCGAGGTCCTCTCCAGGCTGCCGGCGAAGTCCGTCGTCCGATTCAAGAGCGTCTGCAAGCATTGGCTCGCCTTGGCCTCCGatcccttcttcctctccgtcCACACCCGCCGCAACCCCCTCGCCGTCTCCGGCTTCCTTGTCCAAGAAATCATGTCGCGCCAACTCTCCTCCTTCTCCGTCGACGGCGGCGCCTCGCCAGTCCTCCCCGACCCCTCACTCTCCTCCGTCTACCAGGTATTCGCCGAAACCCGTGGCTTCACAGTCTGCCAGTCCTGCAACGGCCTCCTCCTCTGCAGGAGCAACTGGCTTCTGCCGTCCTTGATCCTATACATCGTCAATCCCACCACCATGCTGTACAGGCAAATCCCGAACCCTCCTACCGACATCTATCCAAACAAATACCACTTCATGCTTGCCTTCGATCCTTCCACATCCCTCCAGTATCGAATTGCCTGCATCAGCTCCAACATCAGGACCCATATACTCGAGCCCACAGCTCCTGAGTTTCACGTCGAAATATTCTCGTCGGATACCGGTGCATGGGAGCTCTCGAGGGAGACTGTGCCGCGCGGTAGAATCATGCAGCAAGGTGTTTACTGGAATGGCGCGCTGAACTGGATCACCGAAAATGGTCTCCTTGTCTCCTTTGATGTTGACCAGCAGGTGGTGAAGACCACCCGGATGCCGCCACGGGATCACCGCGGGGTGATGCTTTACTTTGGAGAGTCTCGCGGCCACCTGCACTTGATCGAGACTGTAGCCGATGCTGGTGGCGGTGTTATCGACTGGCTGCGTTTCCATGTTTTTGAGATGGGAAAAGACAATCCGAGCTGGTCTTTATTATACAATGTTGATCTCAATGGAGTGAGGGATGTGTGTCCTGGAAGAAGGTCGCCGCTCCCTGGTGAGCTTGTTCTCAGGGTATTTGCTGATTGGGGCATCCATGCAGTTCCTTTCTTTTTTGCTAgaggaggagaaggggaggatGACAAGTTGTACTTTACCTATCCCGAGAATATTTTTTGTTATAATCTTGTAGATGGGACCTGCCGCAATATTTTTGTCCTTAGTCCATACGCAAGGAGTCTGCCCCCTTTTCTCGTGATCATCCACTTCCTGCCATTTGCTCACAGTCTCTTTTCTCCATGA
- the LOC105052922 gene encoding LOW QUALITY PROTEIN: F-box protein At1g47056 (The sequence of the model RefSeq protein was modified relative to this genomic sequence to represent the inferred CDS: inserted 1 base in 1 codon) — translation MGQTASTLSRSPSSSPRRRRRCRSNNVLNPMSLQTAGGGGDPDCDHTLDLPDECLALIFHSLGSGDRKRCSLVCRRWLAVEGQSRHRLALDARAALLAAAPALFARFDAVTKLALKCDRRSESIGDDALALIAARCPNLSRLKLRACRLLTDRGMAALAASCPALRKLSCASCTFGPAGIAAILRSCPLLEDLSIKRLRGLTDTADPVGPPSSSLRSICLKELYNAQCFAPLIAGSPNLRSLKILRCSGDWDLLLEEIAGRVPGIAEVHLEKIQVSDRGLFALSSCPDLEVLHIVKVPECTDAGVTAVADKCRLLRKIHIDGWRTNRIGDLGLMAIARGCPNLQELVLIGVNPXALSLEPIAGICRGLERLALCGCETIGDAEISCIAAKCSALKKLCIKGCPVSDRGMEALAKGCPSLAKVKLKKCRGVTLKGVEWLRAARGESFAVNLVSVEKQDQDLIMSERGLQENGVEQVPVLADQVAAIDLPSSSNSNGRSASSKARLRNFVASFRRLSIGSSNSHH, via the exons ATGGGCCAGACGGCCTCCACCCTATCCCGATCCCCCTCGTCCTCCcctcgccgccgccgccgctgccGCTCCAATAACGTTCTCAACCCCATGTCTCTCCAAACCGCCGGCGGCGGCGGCGATCCGGACTGCGACCACACCCTCGACCTCCCCGACGAGTGCCTGGCCCTCATCTTCCACTCCCTCGGCTCCGGCGATCGTAAGCGCTGTTCCCTCGTCTGCCGGCGCTGGCTCGCCGTCGAGGGCCAGAGCCGCCACCGTCTCGCCCTCGACGCCCGCGCAGCACTCCTCGCCGCCGCCCCGGCCCTCTTCGCCCGTTTCGACGCTGTCACCAAGCTCGCCCTCAAGTGCGATCGACGCTCCGAGAGCATCGGCGACGACGCCCTCGCGCTTATCGCCGCTCGCTGCCCCAACCTCTCCCGCCTCAAGCTTCGCGCCTGCCGCTTGCTTACAGACCGTGGCATGGCCGCCCTCGCCGCTAGCTGCCCCGCCCTCCGCAAGCTCTCTTGCGCCTCCTGCACATTCGGTCCCGCCGGCATCGCTGCCATCCTCCGTTCCTGCCCCCTGCTCGAGGACCTCTCCATCAAGCGCCTTCGCGGCCTCACCGACACTGCCGATCCCGTCGgtcctccctcctcctctctccgATCCATCTGCCTCAAAGAGCTCTACAACGCCCAGTGCTTCGCTCCCCTCATCGCTGGCTCCCCCAACCTCAGATCCCTCAAGATCCTCCGCTGCTCCGGCGACTGGGATCTCCTCCTCGAGGAGATCGCTGGCCGCGTCCCCGGCATCGCCGAGGTCCACCTCGAGAAGATCCAAGTCAGCGACCGCGGTCTCTTCGCCCTCTCCTCCTGCCCCGATCTGGAGGTCCTCCACATCGTCAAGGTCCCCGAGTGCACCGACGCCGGCGTCACCGCCGTCGCGGACAAGTGCCGCCTCCTCCGCAAGATCCACATCGACGGCTGGCGGACCAACCGGATCGGCGACCTCGGCCTCATGGCCATTGCCAGAGGCTGCCCCAATTTGCAAGAGCTGGTCCTGATCGGCGTCAATC CGGCGCTGAGTCTGGAGCCGATTGCCGGCATCTGTCGTGGCCTCGAGCGTCTCGCGCTCTGCGGCTGCGAGACCATAGGCGACGCCGAGATCTCTTGCATCGCCGCCAAGTGCTCGGCGCTCAAGAAGCTCTGCATCAAAGGGTGCCCGGTCTCGGACCGCGGCATGGAGGCCCTCGCCAAGGGGTGCCCCAGTCTCGCGAAGGTGAAGCTCAAGAAGTGCCGGGGGGTGACGCTGAAGGGCGTGGAGTGGTTGAGGGCAGCGAGGGGGGAGTCATTTGCTGTCAACTTGGTTTCGGTTGAGAAGCAGGACCAGGATTTGATCATGAGCGAGAGAGGGTTGCAGGAAAATGGAGTCGAGCAGGTTCCGGTATTGGCCGATCAGGTTGCTGCCATTGATCTTCCATCAAGCAGTAATAGTAATGGCCGGTCCGCATCATCGAAGGCCAGGTTAAGGAATTTTGTCGCAAGCTTCAGGAGATTGTCAATTGGGAGCAGCAATTCTCATCACTGA